From a single Mesorhizobium shangrilense genomic region:
- a CDS encoding MATE family efflux transporter, whose protein sequence is MDKGASPADASSFVVTNRSVLAIAVPMTLAYLTTPLLGLVGTAVVGQFGDAALLGGLAAGALIFDVVFTSFNFLRSGTTGLVAQAFGRGDALEEQAVFWRAVLIAIVAGIVLAALSPLVATGGQWFMDAGPRVSDAMGVYIRIRLLAAPFSLINYAILGYVLGRGEGGLGLMLQLVLNGINIALCFLLGLELGWGVAGVAWATVTGEFLAMLLGLAIVVMRFRVAPRLPRHRLLDMSAFLRMLSLNRDIMIRSFSLLAAFALFTRQGAQFGTVTLAANAVLMNFFLVAGYFLDGFATAAEQLAGRAIGARAAAPFRQAVRLTLFWGLGLAAVATFILLQGGADLVALVTTSQDVRDVADIYMPWAAFTALSGVLAFQMDGVFIGATWSRDMRNMMLLSFLVFVAALLTLAPAFGNNGLWAALHIFLLTRGFSLFAILRLRLRTAF, encoded by the coding sequence TTGGACAAGGGTGCATCCCCAGCCGACGCCAGCTCGTTTGTCGTCACCAATCGTTCCGTGCTCGCCATTGCCGTGCCGATGACGCTTGCCTATCTCACGACGCCGCTGCTTGGCCTTGTCGGCACGGCCGTGGTCGGTCAGTTCGGCGATGCGGCTCTTCTGGGCGGGCTCGCTGCAGGCGCACTGATCTTCGATGTCGTCTTCACCTCATTCAATTTCCTGCGCTCCGGCACCACTGGCCTTGTCGCGCAGGCTTTCGGGCGCGGCGATGCGTTGGAGGAGCAGGCGGTGTTCTGGCGCGCGGTGCTGATCGCGATCGTCGCCGGCATCGTGCTTGCGGCGCTCTCGCCATTGGTCGCCACGGGTGGCCAGTGGTTCATGGATGCCGGGCCGCGCGTCAGCGACGCGATGGGCGTCTACATCCGCATCAGGCTGCTGGCCGCACCCTTCTCGCTGATCAACTACGCCATCCTCGGCTACGTGCTGGGGCGCGGCGAGGGCGGGCTCGGGCTGATGCTGCAGCTGGTGCTGAACGGCATCAACATCGCGCTGTGCTTCCTGCTCGGCCTGGAGCTTGGCTGGGGTGTCGCCGGCGTCGCCTGGGCGACCGTCACTGGCGAATTCCTCGCCATGCTGCTCGGCCTGGCCATAGTCGTCATGCGCTTCCGGGTCGCACCTCGATTGCCCCGCCACCGCCTGCTCGACATGTCAGCCTTCTTGCGCATGCTGTCGCTCAACCGCGACATCATGATCCGCTCGTTCTCGCTGCTCGCCGCCTTCGCCCTGTTCACGCGCCAGGGCGCGCAGTTCGGCACAGTCACGCTGGCGGCCAATGCCGTGCTGATGAACTTCTTTCTCGTTGCCGGCTATTTCCTCGATGGTTTCGCCACGGCTGCCGAGCAACTGGCGGGGCGCGCCATCGGTGCACGCGCGGCCGCACCCTTCCGGCAAGCGGTGCGGCTGACCCTATTCTGGGGGCTCGGCCTTGCCGCCGTGGCGACGTTCATCCTGTTGCAGGGCGGCGCCGATCTCGTCGCCCTGGTCACAACCTCGCAGGATGTCCGCGACGTTGCCGATATCTATATGCCCTGGGCGGCGTTCACAGCGCTCAGCGGTGTGTTGGCTTTCCAGATGGACGGGGTCTTCATCGGCGCGACCTGGTCGCGTGACATGCGCAACATGATGCTCCTGTCATTTCTTGTCTTTGTCGCCGCATTGCTGACCCTGGCGCCTGCCTTTGGCAACAATGGCCTTTGGGCGGCGCTGCACATTTTCCTGCTGACACGTGGCTTCAGCTTGTTCGCAATATTGCGATTGCGGCTGCGCACGGCGTTCTAA
- a CDS encoding quinone-dependent dihydroorotate dehydrogenase, whose protein sequence is MSLLDRVGQKLLFTFDPETAHGMSIAALRCGLPVASQPIRNDRLKVSICGIDFPNPLGMAAGYDKNAEVPDALLGLGFGFAEVGTITPLPQAGNPKPRIFRLTADNAVINRLGFNNEGHAAAEKRLAARKGRSGIVGVNIGANKDSADRIGDYERGVARFAGYATYLTVNISSPNTPGLRNMQAREQLDELLSRVMAARATASAQPPIFLKIAPDLVEAELEDIAAEVTEKRIDGVIVSNTTISRPPLRSGDVARETGGLSGKPLFERSTIVLARMRKLLGPDRAIIGVGGVDSTETALEKIRAGADLVQLYTSMIYAGPALPGRIVAGMAAFVDKERLRSLRELRDAGLDQWASKPL, encoded by the coding sequence CGCGCATGGCATGTCGATCGCCGCGCTGCGGTGCGGGCTGCCGGTTGCTAGCCAACCAATTCGTAACGACAGGCTGAAAGTCAGCATCTGCGGCATCGACTTCCCCAATCCACTCGGCATGGCGGCCGGCTACGACAAGAACGCCGAGGTGCCCGACGCGTTGCTTGGCCTCGGCTTCGGTTTCGCCGAGGTCGGCACGATCACGCCACTGCCGCAGGCCGGCAACCCGAAGCCGCGCATCTTCCGGCTGACGGCGGACAATGCAGTGATCAACCGGTTGGGCTTCAACAATGAGGGCCATGCGGCCGCTGAAAAGCGCCTCGCCGCCCGCAAGGGACGCAGCGGGATCGTAGGCGTCAACATCGGCGCCAACAAGGACAGCGCCGATCGCATCGGCGACTATGAACGCGGCGTCGCGCGGTTCGCCGGATATGCCACCTACCTGACGGTCAATATCTCCTCGCCCAACACGCCGGGCCTGCGCAACATGCAGGCGCGCGAGCAGCTCGACGAACTCCTGTCGCGCGTCATGGCCGCGCGGGCGACAGCGTCGGCGCAGCCGCCGATCTTCCTCAAGATCGCGCCGGACCTGGTCGAGGCGGAACTGGAGGATATCGCCGCCGAGGTCACCGAAAAGCGGATCGACGGCGTCATCGTCTCCAACACCACCATCTCCCGGCCGCCGCTGCGCAGCGGCGATGTCGCGCGCGAGACCGGCGGGCTTTCAGGCAAGCCGTTGTTCGAACGCTCGACCATTGTGCTGGCAAGGATGCGGAAGCTGCTTGGCCCTGACCGCGCCATCATCGGGGTCGGCGGGGTCGATTCCACCGAGACCGCGCTGGAGAAGATCCGCGCCGGCGCCGATCTCGTCCAGCTCTACACCAGCATGATCTATGCCGGGCCAGCGCTGCCGGGCCGGATTGTGGCCGGAATGGCTGCTTTCGTAGACAAGGAGCGGCTCAGGTCGCTGCGGGAACTGCGCGATGCCGGCCTCGATCAATGGGCGTCTAAGCCGCTATAG